A stretch of DNA from Halobacillus litoralis:
TCCATTAATCGAGCACCATACTCTCCAGTTGCTTCACTAATGGATGTTGTATATTGTTCATAATCTTCCCAAGTCCATTGACCGTCAGAAACATCCACTCCGGCAGCATCCAACATGTCCTTATTATAGAAAGCTGTAAGAGCATTGGTACCTGTTGGAATACCTAGAAGCTTGCCATTCTTTTTACCTGATTCCATGATCGTGTCGCTTACACCTTCCACATCGATCGATCCATCTTCAACAAATGGAGTGAGGTCAGCTAACAATTCCTTATCGGCATATTGGTTCAAGTATTCACCGAAGTTTTGCTGCATAATATCAGGAAGGTTGTTTCCCGATGCTTGGGCTGCCATCTTTTCAAAATAGCCGTCGAATCCGGTGAATTCTGCTTCGATCTTAATATCTGGATTTTCTTCTTCAAATGCCTTGATAATTTCTTGTGTTTGGTCATGTCGGCTTTGTGACCCCCACCATGTCATCCTTAATGTCGTTACATCACTACCACTGCTGTCTTCCCCGGATGCCTCATCCGAGTTCGAACAGGCGGCCAGAACACTTGCTAACATCAATGCCATTAAACTGAAAACCAGAAATTTTTTCATCAACTTCAAAAGACCTCCCCCTTAAAATTTGAAAGCGCTTTCTATTGCATGTTCCTATCATAAGACGAATAATATTTCTATTAAATAAAATTTTCAGATATCTATGTAGAAAAAACAGACTTGTACAAAAAGCAGGAGTAATCCTGTCACCTCTTCTCCTATTCCATCTCATTTTCAATTAAACATAAGCTCCCTATTCTTGAAGACTCAGTAGATCCCAAAGAACGCATTCCGAGGCAGCTCGCCATTCCCCACAGGATAGCGAGTAGCTCCCCGATCCATCCCTGACGCTCAACATAGCAAACGAACCCCGGTTATCTCGAAATCAAGGCTTACACAATCTTGTCATTTGCTTTTATAACTATTAATCAAAGGCTTCGTGACTAAAATCAGATCATATAAAAAAACTTATAGAACGATGGTCTATAAGTTTTTCACTCTTGTTTTTCATGAATATAGTTTGTGGGAGTCATTCCTGTATGCTTTTTGAAAACCTGTCCGAAATATCTTGGATTGTTTCCAAACCCTACGGCCTCTGCTATATTCGATATTTTCACCTGCTCCTCCTGCTGCATAAGTTCGACAGCTTTTTCCATGCGTCTATGAACGAGAAAACTTGAGAACCGTTCCCCTTTTTCTTTCTTGAAAAGCTTCCCTAAATAGTCTGAGTTCATATAAAGAACATCCGAGGCGATGGATGATAAAGTAAGTTCCTCATCAGATAAGTTTTTTTCCACGTATTTAATGACGCGATTGATAATGTTGCTTTGCGTCTGCTTCGTTCGATTATAATGGTGTTGAGCAATCTCAAAAGCCACCTTCTCTAAGAAGTGCTTCAATTCATGGAACTTATCATACTCTTGGAACATGAGAACCTGCTTAAAATATTCGTTCATGCTTTCACGATCCGCCTGACGAATGATGGACATGAACAATTCCAAGCAATGAGATTTTAATAGACTTACTTCATATTTTTCCTGCCATACTTCCATAAAGAACTCTTCGAGATTTTGTTGGACAAGCGATTCATTTCCACTCCGGATAGCAAAGATAAGGTTTTCATGATCGTATTGTAATTCCTCCATACCTGTATGATCTTTCTTAATATCCTGCATCGTAATGATGCTTCCACCCGATACGTAAAAACGCTGAGTCAAACAGTAAAGTGTGTCATTATACAACTGCCTCAATTGGCTGATGCTGCCTAAATCACTGATAGCGACTGTATATTCTTTCGGATAAAAATCAGAAAATGACTGCTTTGCTGCTTTTATTCTTTCAATAATCTTGTCCCGGGACTTCCATTCGACCAAAATGACAATCTTATCTCCGACCGTGGTCTCCAGTGGAATGTGTTCCTCTCCAACCTCTTCGACCATCACTTTTTTCAAGGCAAGGACATGTTCGTACTCATAGGGAGGGTCCATCTCTATCACAACAAGGTAAAACTCTTTCGAATTCGTATCTATTTCAAAAATACGGCTATAATACTCCCAATCTTGAACTCCGTACTTTTTGTTCGTAATAAACTCTTTCAAGAACTGTTCCTTTGCTTTCGGCATGACTTTTTTCAAATGATCCTGCATACTCTCGAGAAAGGCTTCTTTCTCTTCTTTTTCATTCAGGTCCGCCACTACTTCTTTTAAAGCTTTTTCAATTTTTTGTTCGTTGCTCGGCTTTAAAAGGTAATGTTTGACGTTACACTCCATAGCCGTTTTGGCAAATTCAAACTCATCATGACCTGACAACACAATAAACCGAATATCAGGATATGTTTCGTGGACTTTCCTGATTAACTGTACTCCATTGAGTCCTGGCATTTTAATATCCGTAATGACGATATCCGGCTTTTGCTCCATGATGATATCGAAAGCCATTTGACCATGGCGGGCTTTTGATGCCAACTTTGTGCCACAGCCCTCCCAATCAACAATCATGGCGATCCCTTCCAGTATATTGATTTCATCATCGACCAGTAGAACTTTGTACACTTTCCCTCACCCCGTTATATAAGGTAATCGAATGCTGACTGTTGTTCCTCTCCCAACTTCACTCTCAATCGTAATCCCATATTCTTCACCAAACATCATTTTGATCCGTTCATTAATATTATTCAGACCGATACCTGAGCTCTTCGATCGTATTTCTCCTTGATATATATCATTGAGGAGACTCTTATCAATTCCAGGACCATTGTCACTCACATTAATTACTAAGTCCCCCCTCGTTTTCAGATATGTCCAAATGAATGCGGCACTCATCAATCATTTCTTCCAACCCGTGTTGGATAGCGTTTTCGACGATGGGCTGTATAGAAAGTTTAGGGATTTTACCCATTTCATAGTTCTCTAAAATTGAAAGAGTGAAATTCAACCTGTGATCATACCTGTATTTTTGGATGGTGATGTAGTTTCTTACAATTTCCAACTCTTCTTTGATTGTAATCGTCGGATCCTTCTTGCTAATGATATTGCGCATCATATTGCCAAGAGCATCCGCCATGACCGATATTTTCTCCTGCTTATGCATTTTCGCCAGCCAGTTAATGGAGTCTAGCGTATTGTATAAAAAGTGAGGGTTGATTTGCGCCTGCAGCGCTTTGTACTCTGTTTCTTGAATCATTAGCTGCTTCGTATAATTTTCTTTGATTAGTTCATTAATTCGATTGAGCATCAACTGGAAATTGTCATGAAGTTCTCCTACTTCATCATTGTGATATTTGTTTGTAAGAGATTCACTAAAATCTCCCTCCTCTACTCTTTTCATTTGCGAAGACAATGCTTCGAGGGGCTTCGAGATATTTTTGGCCGCACGTTGGCTTAATAAGATGGTCAGCGACAGCATAAGAACAAAGCAGATAATCATAATAATTTTTATGGCTGTCGTTTGTTTTTTTACGTCATCATAGGGAAGGAGATGATGATAAGTCAGTTGAGAAAATCCGGAGTGTGCGTAAGTCAAGAGGTATTCCTTCCCGTTTATCGGAGTAGTCATGTAACCGCTACCATTTCCTTCAACCGCAAAGTCATTCATTTCCCAATTACTCTCATCACTTTGATAAAAGATTTCATGATTACTTGTGATAATCATTTCCTTATTTTCAGGAGAAAAATTGAGTGTTTCCTCGACAAACTTATCCATATCAATCGAAATGATCAGGGTACCAATATTATTGAGGCTGAGGTTCTCTTTGCTTCGGATTGTTCTTGCAGCAGAGATTCCGTTTTCCCCATCTATCTTCGTCCAAACGTTCGACCCATTCGTTTCGGACAACACTCTTCTGATTTTCCCTTCATCATTTTCAAGCGACGTATCAAACCCTGTCGTATGTTTATCCCCATGAGAATCAATGATCTGCATCGAGGCTATGTATTTCCTAGTGGATGCATAGTGTAGCAATCGTTCCAGCAATCTTGTTTTCGTATCATAAGACTCGAAAGTAAAACGATTTTCATTGATTTTTTTCAAGTAATTTTGAACGAACGTGTCCGTACTAACTTGAAATGAAAGTTCTTCAATCAAGTTCAGTTCCTTATCAACAATAGACGAAGATAATTGAAGCATATCTGCGGATTCTTTATAAATTCTTTTTTCATACAACGAAGTGAAATATTGAAAGGTGACAAGGCCTAACAATCCGAAAATCATCAATAACAAAAGGGAGACGGAAAATATTTTGTTTTTAATTCTATAGTTGCTGTAAAATGGTTTCACATTCGTCCCCCTCTCGTTTTTTAACTCGAATTATATCACAATTCAGAAAAATATAAATGTAAAATCCTTACATCAATTGGATTGTCGCACACGCCTTTCCCCTTTTCCCATCATCCGGAGAACAACTGTCAAAACAATGACAAGAGCGACCAACTCCCCAAGCGAAGTAGCTATTGAACCGTTCACCCCGTTCCAGGAAGGAAAGAAGGTTACAAGTAAAGAGACGGTCACGATGACTGTGATGAGATTAAGGATTTGGGCAATGGCCATCCGCTTTGTCTTTCTATAAAGCATCAGATAACCATTCAAAAAATCCACCCAAGGAAAGACCAGTGTTTTTATAATAAAAAACTTCAATACGACAATCGTGGTTTGAGCCAATTCTTCATTTGCCCCCATAACTTCTCCCATAAACCACGTGCCCGCAGGTGTATAACACAAAAGGACCAGCGCAAGCGTAGGAAGAAGGCTAATATAGATGATGAAGCGGATGACTTTTTGCCTGTTCACTTCATAAAGTTGCAGAACAAGCTGATGGGTGTACATAAAAAAGCTCAGAAGCATTTGTGTAATACTGAAGGCGAGTGCAAAAGAAGCAATTCCCATTTCAATATTGTTCGTTTTCGCTAGAAAAACATAGATGACTGGCACTAAAACCGTTTGAATCACAAAATAAAAGACAAGAGGTACATAAAACTTTGCAATCTCTCCATTTCGTAAATCCTTACTTTTTTTCCGGTATGAAAGTTTTAGAATTCCATGCCCCTTCCAAACACTGATGGCACATTCAATAGACATTCCGACAAGAAATAAAATCGCCCCACTCAAACTCGTTATATAGTCAAAGTAGACAAACGAATAGGCGACTAAAAGCATGATAATCAAGCGGATGACAACCATGATCGTCAACCACTTCGTCTCCAGATGGTTGATGATCACACCCTGATAGAGTCCTCGAACACCAGAAAAAATGATCACAAATAAAATGATCGCAAACGTATCAGAAATCGTATTAACCATATTGGCATCGGCATTGAAGAGATTCATATACACCCAATCTCCAAAGGATGTAAAAGCCATCGTCATACTGAAACCGATAATCAAGACCATAGGAATGACCATGAACAGAGAGAGAACTTTGAACGAATGTACATCCTTTACTAGTGCAGAGCATGTCTGTCTGAACACGATGATGGGACGTTCGATAATTCCGAACAAGGCGAATGCAACGGCATAACATGCAATAATGAAGGCTGCATTTTCTCCTCGGCTGAGCGTCCCATTGATAATTACATGGGTAATAGACGTCAAACTTGCGGAAAAACCTAAAGGGATAAAAAAACTACTGAGCTGTCTATACGACAAATGCCCTTCTGATGCCTTCAATGTCATACCTTCTTTCTTCTTATTAAAAAAATCCTCTAATCATAGAAAAAGAAGAAGAGGGATTCCCCTCTTCTTTCTCTTATTTCACAAGGATTTTACTTTTTGCAGAGAATAGCAATCCAGATGTTAATGTACCGCTCAACACAACTTCCTGCTCACCTTTCTTAAGAATGGAAGCAAGCTCATTTCTTGAAAAATCAATGCGGTATTCCTTTTCACCGTCCTTATCAAAATCTGCGATCACCTTTTTCTTCTGCTTGTCCAATGGCTGCAATACACCGTTCACTTCGATCGAGTCCAGGTCGATGTTTTCTACAGCAAACCCTTCCTGAATGCTGATATAGACCGTTGCTTTCGGTCCCTTCCCATTCTTTGTACCTTTGCCTTTATGTTTTTTAATAACAGGAGGCGTCCAATCTGCTGATGCCGTCAACTCGAACTCCAGTAAATCTCCTCTGACCAAAGTACCATCTTCATTCCTTTCAAAAGGAAGAGTAGGTGTCAAACTCTTGAAGTTGCTCTCATCAAGCACTACACCTGATTTATTTTTACTGACTTCACCATCGAAGAAGAAATTGTTGTCTGCTTCATTTTCTTCAGGGTATTGATCCGCTGAAGCCGCCCCTTGGTGATAAGAAATCAGCCCATCAACGATGAAGTCTTCTTCGATGTTCGCGTATGTGGTTAAAGATACATTACGCCCGCTGTTGCTGAATGATGTAGAGTTCTCTACAATCACACCAGGGTTGCTGTTACTTGTGATTCCATCCGCACCATTATCGAAAGCAAGGCTCCCTCTTAATACATGAGGAACATGGATTCCTTCTCCACCAAGCTTGAATCCATTTTTGTCTCCGTCACCGACCGTGCCGTCAGTGAGTATTCCATTTTCATAAGCAATACTATCTTCTATAAGCACAGCACCAATTGCTCCTGTGCCTGCTTTCGTGTAAAGATCCCATCCATCATCGATGTTGTGATGAGCGACACACCCCCTGAATATGTTGCCTTCTCCAGACGTAAGTTTCGCTGCAAAACCATCAGCATTGTTATCAGACGGGTCACGGTTATCGAACGATTCACTGTTTAAAATTAAGTTATCTGAAGGCCATTCCTCTTTAGCTGCTTCACTGTCCGTCCGGCTGATTTGAAGGCCTGTATCCCCGTTCCCATAAAAACGACTGGCTTCGACAATGTTATGACTACCACCAACGACAAAGCCTTTCGTATTTCCAGCTGATCTAGCTACATCAATTCCTTTCACATACCAGTAGTTGCCACTAAGCACGACACCTTCCGATTTTTTATCAAAATCGATGACCGGTCGGGCTCCATCCGCTGCTAGCAAATATTTCATTTGAGCCTCTGTACCATCATTGTATTTGGAAATTTCAAGTTTGGAATCCCTGACGTAATTTCCGTCTGCCAGGATAATCTTCTGCCCAGGTTGTACGTATTCTACGGCAGTATCGAGATCAAGGGGTTTTTCCACTGTTCCATCCCCAACATTCGTTCCGTCCGCAGTGACATGAATGGTTTCTCCATCTCTGAACGTCCGATTCATAACTGTAAAGTTCTGAACCTGTCGCTCATAATCAGTCAGGAATTGTGTGTCGTCTGGTAAAAACGTCAGGCTGAAGTTCGTAGCCGCATTCGTTTCTATGTCCGTTTCAATAGATAACCTTTCACCAGCTGTGATGGTTTCATTTTTGGAAATGACTTCATTCCCTTGTTTTACACTTACTTCTCCATCTACATTGGACTCGAGAAGCAACTCATACGTTTCTTCAGAAGTTTTGTCTCTTGATTCTACTGTAAACTCCGGCTCGACAGGTTCTTCCGGTGCTTCCACCTTAGGAGGATCTGTTTCCGCTGCTGTCACCGAATAATCGATGTTGCTTACTTCAATATCTGCTAAACGCGCGGTATAAAACCCAACATAAACCTTTGAATCTTGGACATTCAATAGATCAGGATCAAAGAAAATGGCTTCTTCCCCATCATTCAACTGTCCTGTATAGCCACTGTTCGTTTTAGAAAGTGTCAGGCGGTATTCCTGTTCAGGGTGTGTATTGACCGGACCAGGCTTTTCATTTTCGAGCATCACTTTTTGGATACCTTGACTGCCGGCACCATCCGGGGAATTCACCCCTGTACGAATGAAAAGTTGAGTGGCGTTGTCTTCACGTGTTCCACCACTAAAACCTCCAATGGCAGCGATGTTTGAGGCAAAAACACTGGAATTGTCATTTTCCCCAATCGCGTCTCGTGCCATGATGCCAAAAGACTCCTTGCCATCATGATTCGGTGTTTTCGCGTATTCATTCACTTTGATATCCGCTGAAAGGGTGAAGTTATCTTCTACTGCATCAATTTCTGTATAGTAAAAGGTAATCCCGTCATGGTCACCGGTGATCTTCCCGGCTCCCGGCTCTGCGACGATTCGTACTGTATCATCCATTTTTTCTATATAGTTTGTATCCTCACCCGTGGATTGGCCGAATTGAATCTCCTTCCAATCCACCTCTTCTGCATTTCTGACCGTTACTGGGAAGTCTATTGAATCGATACTGTTATCAGTCGGAATGATTTGTATTGTATATACACCGAGTTGATCAGCATTGTATGAAGAATCATCCACTTTGTACATATTTGGATCAAGGAGCTCTTGATCGCCGTTGTCATACACTTTAGATATCGACAATCCTGAACCATCAAACGCTTGTCCAGTCTCATAGGTTGTCTTCGGATATTCGGTCACCTCAATGCCCTGAAGCTCCCTTTTTTTGACATTCACAGTGAAAGAAGTTTCTGATTCCTTATAACTCAGCTCGACTTCTTTATCACCCGCTTCACTCGTATCGAGATCAGACACTTTCAGGTGTTCTTTCATGACTCGAACAGTTTCACCATCTGTATAGGTGGCTTCTACAGACAAACCATCTAAGTCCAATACTTCTCCTAAGAAATACTGCGTTTTAGATGGTGGCTGTACAACGTTCAACGCAGTGACGTCTTCATCTTTCACCTCAATCTCAAATTCGCTGGCCACATCATCATTTTGATTCGACCGAATGGTCACTGTCTGAGTCCCGCTTTTGGTAAGTTGTGTACCATCCTCAATTTCCACTCCTTCTATAAGAAGAGTGTACTGATCTTCAGTTAATGTCTCCTCTAGATATCCATCTTCGTAAACCCCTGTTACTTCCAACCCTTCTGGATCGAAAAAATCATCGACGTAATATTCCGTTTGAGCAGGGTAGTAAAGGATAGACATGTCGGTCAGTTGAAGTTCCCTGATTTGTAAGGGGATCGTCTT
This window harbors:
- a CDS encoding multi antimicrobial extrusion protein MatE; this encodes MTLKASEGHLSYRQLSSFFIPLGFSASLTSITHVIINGTLSRGENAAFIIACYAVAFALFGIIERPIIVFRQTCSALVKDVHSFKVLSLFMVIPMVLIIGFSMTMAFTSFGDWVYMNLFNADANMVNTISDTFAIILFVIIFSGVRGLYQGVIINHLETKWLTIMVVIRLIIMLLVAYSFVYFDYITSLSGAILFLVGMSIECAISVWKGHGILKLSYRKKSKDLRNGEIAKFYVPLVFYFVIQTVLVPVIYVFLAKTNNIEMGIASFALAFSITQMLLSFFMYTHQLVLQLYEVNRQKVIRFIIYISLLPTLALVLLCYTPAGTWFMGEVMGANEELAQTTIVVLKFFIIKTLVFPWVDFLNGYLMLYRKTKRMAIAQILNLITVIVTVSLLVTFFPSWNGVNGSIATSLGELVALVIVLTVVLRMMGKGERRVRQSN
- a CDS encoding cache domain-containing sensor histidine kinase, which encodes MKPFYSNYRIKNKIFSVSLLLLMIFGLLGLVTFQYFTSLYEKRIYKESADMLQLSSSIVDKELNLIEELSFQVSTDTFVQNYLKKINENRFTFESYDTKTRLLERLLHYASTRKYIASMQIIDSHGDKHTTGFDTSLENDEGKIRRVLSETNGSNVWTKIDGENGISAARTIRSKENLSLNNIGTLIISIDMDKFVEETLNFSPENKEMIITSNHEIFYQSDESNWEMNDFAVEGNGSGYMTTPINGKEYLLTYAHSGFSQLTYHHLLPYDDVKKQTTAIKIIMIICFVLMLSLTILLSQRAAKNISKPLEALSSQMKRVEEGDFSESLTNKYHNDEVGELHDNFQLMLNRINELIKENYTKQLMIQETEYKALQAQINPHFLYNTLDSINWLAKMHKQEKISVMADALGNMMRNIISKKDPTITIKEELEIVRNYITIQKYRYDHRLNFTLSILENYEMGKIPKLSIQPIVENAIQHGLEEMIDECRIHLDISENEGGLSN
- a CDS encoding bacterial Ig-like domain-containing protein, whose product is MQHFYRRSWVVMTVLVLLFSAFPPHVFADAGAGEEEWSFRAFGSNTGEDKNPDPQFNEDGSVTIEAAGGKIASSEEGLSYYYRKLSANSNFKLTTTVYADAYSPESQRAFGLMLRDGVGEDGDSGKQAANYVAVGALDDAMRGFYSEGGLEKLDVFSDNVAPGPGEAYELSIQKSGDTFKVTSNGQSKTLSIDDLFEEELYLGVFVARNGTITFQDTDIEQAADVKDLEINADAMKKEYLTGEHMQLEGLEVKGIHEDGSAIALEEGDYIVTGFDSTEAGQVDLIVSYNGIQKTIPLQIRELQLTDMSILYYPAQTEYYVDDFFDPEGLEVTGVYEDGYLEETLTEDQYTLLIEGVEIEDGTQLTKSGTQTVTIRSNQNDDVASEFEIEVKDEDVTALNVVQPPSKTQYFLGEVLDLDGLSVEATYTDGETVRVMKEHLKVSDLDTSEAGDKEVELSYKESETSFTVNVKKRELQGIEVTEYPKTTYETGQAFDGSGLSISKVYDNGDQELLDPNMYKVDDSSYNADQLGVYTIQIIPTDNSIDSIDFPVTVRNAEEVDWKEIQFGQSTGEDTNYIEKMDDTVRIVAEPGAGKITGDHDGITFYYTEIDAVEDNFTLSADIKVNEYAKTPNHDGKESFGIMARDAIGENDNSSVFASNIAAIGGFSGGTREDNATQLFIRTGVNSPDGAGSQGIQKVMLENEKPGPVNTHPEQEYRLTLSKTNSGYTGQLNDGEEAIFFDPDLLNVQDSKVYVGFYTARLADIEVSNIDYSVTAAETDPPKVEAPEEPVEPEFTVESRDKTSEETYELLLESNVDGEVSVKQGNEVISKNETITAGERLSIETDIETNAATNFSLTFLPDDTQFLTDYERQVQNFTVMNRTFRDGETIHVTADGTNVGDGTVEKPLDLDTAVEYVQPGQKIILADGNYVRDSKLEISKYNDGTEAQMKYLLAADGARPVIDFDKKSEGVVLSGNYWYVKGIDVARSAGNTKGFVVGGSHNIVEASRFYGNGDTGLQISRTDSEAAKEEWPSDNLILNSESFDNRDPSDNNADGFAAKLTSGEGNIFRGCVAHHNIDDGWDLYTKAGTGAIGAVLIEDSIAYENGILTDGTVGDGDKNGFKLGGEGIHVPHVLRGSLAFDNGADGITSNSNPGVIVENSTSFSNSGRNVSLTTYANIEEDFIVDGLISYHQGAASADQYPEENEADNNFFFDGEVSKNKSGVVLDESNFKSLTPTLPFERNEDGTLVRGDLLEFELTASADWTPPVIKKHKGKGTKNGKGPKATVYISIQEGFAVENIDLDSIEVNGVLQPLDKQKKKVIADFDKDGEKEYRIDFSRNELASILKKGEQEVVLSGTLTSGLLFSAKSKILVK
- a CDS encoding response regulator transcription factor, encoding MYKVLLVDDEINILEGIAMIVDWEGCGTKLASKARHGQMAFDIIMEQKPDIVITDIKMPGLNGVQLIRKVHETYPDIRFIVLSGHDEFEFAKTAMECNVKHYLLKPSNEQKIEKALKEVVADLNEKEEKEAFLESMQDHLKKVMPKAKEQFLKEFITNKKYGVQDWEYYSRIFEIDTNSKEFYLVVIEMDPPYEYEHVLALKKVMVEEVGEEHIPLETTVGDKIVILVEWKSRDKIIERIKAAKQSFSDFYPKEYTVAISDLGSISQLRQLYNDTLYCLTQRFYVSGGSIITMQDIKKDHTGMEELQYDHENLIFAIRSGNESLVQQNLEEFFMEVWQEKYEVSLLKSHCLELFMSIIRQADRESMNEYFKQVLMFQEYDKFHELKHFLEKVAFEIAQHHYNRTKQTQSNIINRVIKYVEKNLSDEELTLSSIASDVLYMNSDYLGKLFKKEKGERFSSFLVHRRMEKAVELMQQEEQVKISNIAEAVGFGNNPRYFGQVFKKHTGMTPTNYIHEKQE
- a CDS encoding sensor histidine kinase, producing the protein MSDNGPGIDKSLLNDIYQGEIRSKSSGIGLNNINERIKMMFGEEYGITIESEVGRGTTVSIRLPYITG